One stretch of Xanthomonas sp. DAR 35659 DNA includes these proteins:
- a CDS encoding PilZ domain-containing protein, whose amino-acid sequence MSAMSGRQGILSLAVKDKAALYNAYMPFVKNGGIFVPTPKRYFLGDEVFLLLTLPDSSERLPVAGKVIWVTPMGAQGNRTAGIGVQLPDNNEGETIRNKIETQLAGTLNADKPTQTM is encoded by the coding sequence ATGAGTGCGATGAGCGGACGCCAGGGCATCCTGTCGCTGGCGGTGAAGGACAAGGCGGCGCTGTACAACGCCTACATGCCGTTCGTGAAGAACGGCGGCATCTTCGTGCCCACGCCCAAGCGCTACTTCCTGGGCGACGAAGTGTTCCTGCTGCTGACCCTGCCCGATTCCAGCGAGCGCCTGCCGGTGGCCGGCAAGGTGATCTGGGTGACCCCGATGGGCGCGCAGGGCAACCGCACCGCCGGCATCGGCGTGCAGCTGCCGGACAACAACGAGGGCGAGACCATCCGCAACAAGATCGAGACCCAGCTGGCCGGCACCCTCAACGCCGACAAGCCCACGCAGACCATGTAG
- a CDS encoding DNA-formamidopyrimidine glycosylase family protein: MPEGPSIVILKEEAAAFAGRKVLRVSGNSKQELARMRNRKILSLRSWGKHFLIEFDGFSVRIHFLLFGSYRINARKDASPRLSLGFSKGEELNFYACSIKFIEGALDDAYDWTADVMNPDWDAAQARRKLRLRPHTLAADALLDQDVFAGVGNIIKNEVLHRIRVHPESEIGALPPRKLGELVTQAREYSFDFYNWKKAFVLKKHYQVHTKTTCPRDGHLLTYRKHLGKAQRRAFFCEHCQRRYALADAQTEMFE; encoded by the coding sequence ATGCCCGAAGGTCCTTCGATCGTCATCCTGAAAGAAGAGGCGGCCGCGTTCGCGGGCCGCAAGGTGCTGCGGGTGTCCGGCAACAGCAAGCAGGAGCTGGCGCGGATGCGCAACCGCAAGATCCTGTCGCTGCGCAGTTGGGGCAAGCACTTCCTGATCGAGTTCGACGGGTTCAGCGTGCGCATCCATTTCCTGCTGTTCGGTAGCTATCGGATCAATGCGCGCAAGGACGCGTCGCCGCGGTTGAGTCTGGGCTTTTCCAAGGGCGAGGAGCTGAATTTCTATGCGTGTTCGATCAAGTTCATCGAGGGCGCGCTGGACGACGCCTACGACTGGACGGCGGACGTGATGAATCCCGACTGGGATGCGGCGCAGGCGCGGCGCAAGTTGCGGCTGCGGCCGCACACGTTGGCCGCCGATGCGTTGCTGGACCAGGATGTGTTCGCCGGGGTCGGCAACATCATCAAGAACGAGGTCCTGCACCGCATTCGCGTGCACCCGGAGAGCGAAATCGGGGCGTTGCCGCCGCGCAAGCTGGGCGAACTGGTGACGCAGGCGCGCGAGTACAGCTTCGATTTCTACAACTGGAAGAAAGCCTTCGTGCTGAAGAAGCACTACCAGGTGCATACCAAGACCACCTGTCCGCGCGACGGGCATCTGCTGACCTATCGCAAGCACCTGGGCAAGGCGCAGCGGCGCGCGTTCTTCTGCGAGCATTGCCAGCGGCGATATGCGCTGGCGGATGCGCAGACCGAAATGTTCGAGTAG
- a CDS encoding error-prone DNA polymerase: MSHTPPHPRMPPRLRLLPTPTPAQASAPVASAPRAPADPALPDYAELHCLSNFSFQRGASHPWELCERALRHGYRALAITDECSLAGIVRAWQAARDMGLHLIVGSEIQFEHGPKLVLLAETLHGYQRLCRLITLARRRADKGTYRALREDLASVDDGSGLLCLWLPRGDSDDAADGTWLQARFPQRLWLAVELLRGPDDAARLQARLQLAHALQLPAVASGDVHMHARGRRALQDTLTAIRQRLPLHEAGPHLYPNGERHLRPRATLASLYPAALLAETVRIAQRCEFNLGQLQYEYPHELVPPGHTPTQWLRLLTERGAAERWPHGVPDKARRLIEHELGVIERLKYESYFLTVYDLVRFARSKDILCQGRGSAANSAVCYALGITAIDPDRIGMLFERFISEKRKERPDIDIDFEHDRREEVIQYIFSHYGRERAALAAVAISYHTRSAVRDVARALGLPSDTVDALSSALGQRDPVESAQELLRERGFDPDTPLMRRLLVLTGQLIGFPRHLSQHPGGFVISEHALHTLVPVENATMAERTVIQWDKDDLELVGLMKVDVLALGMLSALRRTLDLLRAHRGRDLDLASIPAEDEQTYRMIQRADTIGVFQIESRAQMAMLPRLRPKEFYDLVIQVAIVRPGPIQGGMVHPYLRRRNDEEDMDDLPPELFKVFERTLGVPLFQEQVMQLAVVAAGYTPDEADQLRRSMAAWKRHGGLEPHRDKLLKGMLERNYTAEFAARIFEQIKGFGSYGFPESHAASFALLTYASCWLKCHEPAAFTCALINSWPMGFYSPDQLLQDARRHGLQVRPVDVRYSDWDCTLEAHSPDPQVQPAIRLGLRLVRGLAEDAALRLQQARAQAPFHDLADLCHRAALDDKARASLADAGALKALAGHRHRARWAVAGVEAQRPLFEALAATPEQQVALPLPSQGEDIRADYATLGTTLGKHPMALLRRQLAARRYRHSADLRNLPHASAVAVAGLVTMRQRPQTASGVTFVTLEDEHGLVNVVVWRRLADRQRQALIESRLLLVRGRVETEGKVRHLIATHLEDLTPMLLGLDIRSRDFH, translated from the coding sequence ATGAGCCACACCCCGCCGCACCCGCGCATGCCGCCGCGCCTGCGGCTGCTGCCGACGCCAACACCTGCGCAAGCCAGCGCACCCGTCGCCAGCGCGCCGCGTGCGCCAGCCGACCCCGCACTGCCCGACTACGCCGAACTGCATTGCCTGTCCAACTTCAGTTTCCAGCGCGGCGCCTCGCACCCCTGGGAACTGTGCGAACGCGCGCTGCGCCACGGCTACCGCGCCCTGGCGATCACCGACGAATGCAGCCTGGCCGGCATCGTGCGCGCCTGGCAGGCGGCCCGTGACATGGGCCTGCACCTGATCGTCGGCAGCGAGATCCAGTTCGAGCACGGGCCCAAGCTGGTGCTGCTGGCCGAGACCCTGCACGGCTACCAGCGGCTGTGCCGGCTGATCACCCTGGCCCGGCGCCGCGCCGACAAAGGCACCTATCGTGCGCTGCGCGAGGATCTTGCCAGCGTGGACGACGGCTCGGGCCTGCTGTGCCTGTGGCTGCCACGCGGTGACAGCGACGACGCAGCGGACGGCACCTGGCTGCAGGCGCGCTTCCCGCAACGGCTCTGGCTGGCGGTGGAATTGCTGCGCGGTCCCGACGATGCCGCGCGGCTGCAGGCGCGCCTGCAGTTGGCACATGCGCTGCAACTGCCCGCGGTGGCCAGCGGCGACGTGCACATGCACGCGCGCGGCCGTCGCGCGCTGCAGGACACACTGACCGCGATCCGACAACGCCTGCCGCTGCACGAAGCCGGCCCCCACCTTTATCCCAACGGCGAACGCCACCTGCGCCCGCGCGCGACACTGGCGTCGTTGTACCCGGCCGCGTTGCTGGCCGAGACTGTACGCATCGCGCAGCGATGCGAATTCAACCTCGGCCAACTGCAGTACGAGTACCCCCACGAACTGGTGCCGCCCGGGCACACACCCACGCAATGGCTGCGCCTCCTCACCGAACGCGGCGCGGCCGAGCGCTGGCCGCATGGCGTGCCGGACAAGGCGCGGCGCCTGATCGAACACGAACTCGGCGTGATCGAGCGACTGAAGTACGAGTCCTACTTCCTCACCGTCTACGACCTGGTGCGCTTCGCGCGCTCAAAGGACATCCTGTGCCAGGGCCGCGGCTCGGCGGCCAACTCGGCGGTGTGCTACGCGCTGGGCATCACCGCGATCGATCCGGACCGCATCGGCATGCTGTTCGAGCGCTTCATCTCCGAGAAGCGCAAGGAGCGGCCGGACATCGACATCGATTTCGAGCACGACCGCCGCGAGGAAGTGATCCAGTACATCTTCAGCCACTACGGCCGCGAGCGCGCCGCGCTGGCGGCGGTGGCGATCAGCTACCACACGCGCAGCGCGGTACGCGACGTGGCGCGCGCGCTGGGCCTGCCCAGCGACACCGTCGATGCGCTGTCCTCCGCGCTGGGCCAGCGCGATCCGGTGGAATCGGCGCAGGAGCTGCTGCGCGAACGCGGCTTCGATCCTGACACGCCGCTGATGCGCCGGCTGCTGGTGCTCACCGGGCAATTGATCGGCTTCCCGCGGCACCTGTCGCAGCACCCCGGCGGCTTCGTCATCTCCGAGCATGCGCTGCACACCCTGGTGCCGGTGGAGAACGCGACCATGGCCGAGCGCACGGTGATCCAGTGGGACAAGGACGACCTGGAACTGGTCGGGCTGATGAAGGTCGACGTGCTCGCGCTGGGCATGCTCAGCGCGCTGCGCCGCACCCTGGACCTGCTGCGTGCGCACCGCGGCCGCGACCTGGACCTTGCCAGCATTCCCGCCGAAGACGAGCAGACGTATCGGATGATCCAGCGCGCCGACACCATCGGTGTGTTCCAGATCGAATCGCGCGCGCAGATGGCGATGCTGCCCCGGCTGCGCCCGAAAGAGTTCTACGACCTGGTGATCCAGGTGGCGATCGTGCGCCCTGGGCCGATCCAGGGCGGCATGGTGCATCCCTACCTGCGCCGTCGCAACGACGAAGAAGACATGGACGATCTGCCTCCGGAACTGTTCAAGGTCTTCGAACGAACGCTCGGCGTGCCCTTGTTTCAGGAACAGGTGATGCAGCTCGCAGTGGTCGCCGCTGGCTATACGCCCGACGAAGCCGACCAACTGCGTCGCTCGATGGCCGCCTGGAAGCGCCACGGCGGGCTGGAACCGCATCGCGACAAATTACTGAAGGGCATGCTGGAGAGGAACTACACCGCCGAATTCGCCGCGCGCATCTTCGAGCAGATCAAGGGCTTCGGCAGCTACGGCTTTCCCGAAAGCCACGCCGCCAGCTTCGCCCTGCTCACCTACGCCAGTTGCTGGCTCAAGTGCCACGAGCCGGCCGCCTTCACCTGCGCCCTGATCAACAGTTGGCCGATGGGGTTCTACAGCCCCGACCAATTGTTGCAGGACGCGCGCCGCCACGGCCTGCAGGTGCGGCCGGTGGACGTGCGCTACAGCGACTGGGACTGCACTCTGGAGGCGCACAGCCCCGACCCGCAGGTGCAGCCGGCGATCCGCCTCGGCCTGCGCCTGGTCCGCGGCCTGGCCGAGGACGCCGCGCTGCGCCTGCAGCAGGCGCGCGCGCAGGCGCCGTTCCACGACCTCGCCGACCTGTGCCACCGCGCCGCGCTCGACGACAAGGCCCGCGCCAGCCTCGCCGACGCCGGCGCGCTGAAAGCACTGGCCGGGCACCGCCACCGCGCACGCTGGGCGGTGGCCGGGGTCGAGGCGCAGCGACCGCTGTTCGAGGCGCTCGCGGCCACGCCGGAACAGCAGGTGGCGTTGCCGCTCCCCAGCCAGGGCGAAGACATCCGCGCCGACTACGCGACGCTCGGCACCACCCTGGGCAAGCACCCGATGGCGCTGCTGCGCCGGCAACTGGCCGCGCGCCGCTACCGCCACTCCGCCGACCTGCGCAACCTGCCGCACGCCAGCGCGGTCGCGGTGGCCGGCCTGGTCACCATGCGCCAACGCCCGCAGACCGCCAGCGGCGTCACCTTCGTCACCCTCGAGGACGAACACGGCCTGGTCAACGTGGTGGTGTGGCGGCGCCTGGCCGACCGCCAACGCCAGGCGCTGATCGAATCCAGATTGCTACTGGTACGCGGCCGCGTCGAGACCGAAGGCAAGGTGCGCCACCTGATCGCCACCCATCTCGAAGACCTGACGCCCATGTTGCTCGGCCTGGATATCCGCAGCCGGGACTTTCATTGA
- a CDS encoding Y-family DNA polymerase: protein MRWACILLPHLALDTVLRRWPTPDEPLALLAGPPQRRTLKAVNAAARARGLQPGQSLATAQALCDRFATALHDAEESRRSQQFLAAWAYRFSSLVSTDYPGALLLEIEASLGLFGPWPRFEARLREELTALGFRHRIVVAPHPLAARVLANAHDGIALLDNATLQRALGQLPLARAGLQPALAEAFARMGLRRLQQVFALPRTALARRYPPALLQHLDALRGQAPLPLQYYLPPDRFDARLELGYPVESSQALLFPLRRLTQDLAAFLAGRDGGVQRFQLHLEHEGLDDSVVPVGLLAAEREAAMLFELARERLQHASVPAPVQAMRLRADELPPFVPAARELFDDRAQQALPWEQLRERLRARLGDAAVHGLRARADHRPERAWRAESAATAPSGKANKAGHPHTPSTTAAPRPGWLLAQPIPLRERAPERLAGPERIESGWWDDGDVRRDYYIVRTRQGQRAWAFAAADAPDALMLHGWFA, encoded by the coding sequence ATGCGCTGGGCCTGCATCCTGCTGCCGCACCTGGCGCTCGACACCGTCCTGCGGCGCTGGCCGACGCCGGACGAACCGCTGGCCCTGCTCGCCGGCCCGCCACAGCGGCGCACGCTGAAGGCGGTCAACGCCGCCGCGCGCGCGCGCGGCCTGCAGCCCGGGCAGTCGCTGGCCACCGCGCAGGCGCTGTGCGACCGCTTCGCCACCGCGCTGCACGATGCCGAGGAAAGCCGCCGCAGCCAGCAGTTCCTGGCGGCCTGGGCGTACCGGTTCAGTTCGCTGGTCAGCACCGACTACCCCGGCGCGCTGCTGCTGGAGATCGAGGCCAGCCTGGGCCTGTTCGGGCCGTGGCCGCGCTTCGAGGCGCGCCTGCGCGAGGAACTGACCGCGCTGGGCTTCCGCCACCGCATCGTGGTCGCGCCGCATCCGCTGGCCGCACGCGTGCTGGCCAATGCGCACGACGGCATCGCCCTGCTCGACAACGCCACGCTGCAGCGCGCACTGGGCCAGTTGCCGCTCGCCCGTGCCGGACTGCAGCCGGCCCTGGCCGAGGCGTTCGCGCGGATGGGCCTGCGCCGGCTGCAGCAGGTGTTCGCGCTACCGCGCACGGCACTGGCGCGGCGCTACCCGCCGGCGCTGCTGCAGCATCTGGACGCCTTGCGCGGACAGGCGCCGCTGCCGCTGCAGTACTACCTGCCGCCGGACCGCTTCGATGCGCGCCTGGAACTGGGCTATCCGGTGGAATCCAGCCAGGCGCTGCTGTTCCCGCTGCGCCGCCTGACCCAGGACCTGGCCGCGTTCCTGGCCGGGCGCGACGGCGGCGTGCAGCGCTTCCAACTGCACCTGGAACACGAAGGCCTGGACGACAGCGTGGTGCCGGTCGGCCTGCTCGCCGCCGAGCGCGAGGCGGCGATGCTGTTCGAACTGGCGCGCGAACGCCTGCAGCACGCCAGCGTGCCGGCGCCGGTGCAGGCCATGCGCCTGCGCGCCGACGAACTGCCGCCGTTCGTGCCCGCCGCGCGCGAACTGTTCGACGACCGCGCGCAGCAGGCGCTGCCCTGGGAACAGTTGCGCGAACGCCTGCGCGCGCGCCTGGGCGACGCGGCCGTGCACGGCCTGCGCGCGCGCGCCGACCATCGCCCCGAACGGGCGTGGCGCGCCGAATCCGCCGCGACGGCGCCCTCCGGCAAGGCGAACAAGGCGGGCCACCCGCACACGCCATCCACCACCGCCGCGCCGCGGCCCGGCTGGCTGCTGGCACAGCCGATCCCGCTGCGCGAGCGCGCGCCCGAACGCCTGGCCGGCCCGGAACGCATCGAGAGCGGCTGGTGGGACGATGGCGACGTGCGCCGCGACTACTACATCGTGCGCACCCGCCAGGGCCAGCGCGCCTGGGCCTTCGCCGCGGCCGACGCACCGGACGCGCTGATGCTGCACGGCTGGTTCGCATGA
- the imuA gene encoding translesion DNA synthesis-associated protein ImuA, translating into MAAVVALDRLLAERRVWRGQPTALPPSAQPTGHAALDAVLPARGWPEMALTELLHAADGIGELQLLWPTLARLSRGGGRIVLVDPPYLPYPDAWAQAGVALPQVQIVRAGAQAAWAAEQCLRSGSCAAVLCWPALANDKTLRRLQVAAESGRALGFAYRPLKAAANPSPAALRIAIDAAPAQLRVLKCRGGMPPARPIALSALASA; encoded by the coding sequence ATGGCCGCCGTCGTCGCCCTCGACCGCCTGCTCGCCGAACGCCGGGTCTGGCGCGGCCAGCCGACCGCGCTGCCGCCCAGCGCGCAGCCCACCGGGCACGCCGCGCTGGACGCGGTGCTGCCGGCGCGCGGCTGGCCGGAGATGGCGCTGACCGAACTGCTGCATGCCGCCGACGGCATCGGCGAACTGCAACTGCTGTGGCCGACGCTGGCGCGGCTGTCGCGCGGCGGCGGCCGCATCGTGCTGGTCGACCCACCCTATCTGCCCTACCCCGACGCCTGGGCGCAGGCCGGCGTGGCACTGCCGCAGGTGCAGATCGTGCGCGCCGGCGCGCAGGCGGCCTGGGCCGCCGAGCAATGCCTGCGCTCGGGCAGTTGCGCGGCGGTGCTGTGCTGGCCGGCGCTGGCCAACGACAAGACCCTGCGCCGGCTGCAGGTGGCGGCCGAGAGCGGGCGCGCGCTGGGGTTCGCCTACCGGCCGCTGAAGGCCGCGGCCAATCCCTCGCCGGCCGCGCTGCGCATCGCCATCGATGCCGCGCCGGCGCAACTGCGCGTGCTCAAGTGCCGCGGCGGCATGCCGCCGGCACGGCCGATCGCGCTGTCCGCGCTGGCCTCGGCTTGA
- a CDS encoding BlaI/MecI/CopY family transcriptional regulator, producing MARPASSSPTNAERQILEVLWDRKEASVRDVADQLAQQRPVAYTTVLTLLKVLEKKGLVSYRTEGRAFIYRATLSRAKARRQALEQLLKQFFNGSPDVLAQHLIDEHALGDDEIAALRRRVDAAADKDAQP from the coding sequence ATGGCCCGCCCGGCGTCTTCCTCACCGACCAATGCCGAGCGGCAGATCCTGGAAGTCCTGTGGGACCGCAAGGAAGCCTCGGTGCGCGACGTCGCCGATCAATTGGCGCAGCAACGGCCGGTGGCCTACACCACGGTGCTGACCCTGCTCAAGGTGCTGGAGAAGAAGGGGCTTGTCAGCTACCGCACCGAGGGCCGCGCCTTCATCTATCGCGCCACCCTCAGCCGCGCCAAGGCGCGCCGACAGGCGCTGGAGCAGTTGCTGAAGCAGTTCTTCAACGGTTCCCCCGACGTGCTGGCGCAACACCTGATCGACGAGCATGCGCTCGGCGACGACGAGATCGCGGCGTTGCGTCGTCGTGTGGATGCGGCCGCCGACAAGGACGCACAGCCATGA
- a CDS encoding M56 family metallopeptidase has product MTTALDALLHLALQHVWQSTLLLALALGIARLRPLSATLRAGFVGCLFLAAVVAPLLALSPAVDLPLRPTAAVPQAASPSPVPTPQALQVAAEPAPAIAVSSRADVVQWLALLWLLGTVWSLCGLGLAYRQARRLRADAVPCAAFDAAIAAARMRVEVRVSDTVSSPMLVGLRRPCVLLPRGMAQSLPEPLLLGILHHELAHVRRRDLWAALLQRLCLALYWWSPALRMLGAQLDLARELACDAAAARQMGSGHRYADALVAALEARAAPGGSPVLGTAMLGTRHGVRRRIDQLLRPGATGGRWTPRLLALGCVAISLGAGVAVVVATPRLPVIGQPLAVERADPMVAALLQAAASGRQDEVRRLVAAGADVNAAGADLESSGTALIEAARAGDLAMVETLLELGADPDRALLRDGNPLIVAAMQGHLAVVERLLDAGADVNRIVQYDETPLINAARAGHLPVVRTLLARGADINLGVWADQHRWRSPLNQARGVEVVRYLQQHGAVTGPTAAVPR; this is encoded by the coding sequence ATGACCACGGCACTCGACGCACTGTTGCATCTGGCGCTGCAGCATGTATGGCAGAGCACGTTGCTGCTGGCACTGGCCTTGGGCATCGCACGCCTGCGGCCGCTGAGCGCGACGCTGCGTGCCGGTTTCGTGGGGTGCCTGTTCCTGGCGGCGGTGGTGGCGCCATTACTGGCGTTGTCGCCGGCGGTCGATCTGCCGTTGCGGCCGACCGCAGCGGTGCCGCAGGCGGCGTCGCCTTCGCCTGTTCCGACACCGCAGGCGCTGCAGGTTGCCGCCGAACCTGCACCGGCGATCGCCGTATCGTCCCGTGCCGATGTCGTGCAATGGCTCGCGCTGCTGTGGCTGCTGGGCACGGTGTGGTCGTTGTGTGGGCTCGGCTTGGCATACCGGCAAGCGCGACGCCTGCGCGCCGACGCCGTGCCGTGCGCGGCGTTCGATGCGGCGATCGCCGCCGCGCGGATGCGGGTGGAGGTGCGCGTGTCGGACACCGTGTCCAGCCCGATGCTGGTCGGCCTGCGGCGTCCATGCGTGCTGCTGCCGCGCGGCATGGCGCAATCGCTGCCCGAGCCGCTGTTGCTGGGCATCCTGCATCACGAACTGGCGCATGTGCGCCGCCGCGATCTCTGGGCGGCGTTGCTGCAGCGGCTGTGCCTGGCGCTGTACTGGTGGAGTCCGGCGTTGCGCATGCTGGGCGCGCAACTGGACCTGGCGCGCGAACTGGCCTGCGACGCCGCCGCGGCACGACAGATGGGCAGCGGCCACCGCTATGCCGATGCATTGGTGGCTGCGTTGGAAGCGCGGGCGGCGCCAGGCGGCAGTCCAGTGCTGGGCACCGCCATGCTGGGGACGCGGCATGGCGTGCGGCGGCGCATCGATCAGTTGCTGCGGCCGGGGGCGACAGGTGGTCGATGGACGCCGCGCCTGCTGGCGCTGGGTTGCGTGGCGATCTCGCTTGGCGCCGGTGTGGCGGTCGTGGTGGCCACGCCGCGGTTGCCGGTTATCGGTCAGCCGCTGGCGGTGGAGCGGGCCGATCCGATGGTCGCTGCCCTGTTACAGGCGGCGGCGAGCGGCAGGCAGGACGAAGTGCGACGCCTGGTCGCCGCGGGCGCCGACGTCAATGCCGCAGGCGCCGACCTGGAGAGTTCCGGTACCGCGCTGATCGAGGCCGCGCGTGCCGGCGATTTGGCGATGGTGGAGACGCTGCTTGAGCTTGGCGCCGATCCCGATCGGGCGCTGTTGCGCGACGGCAATCCGCTGATCGTGGCGGCGATGCAAGGCCACCTGGCGGTGGTCGAGCGCCTGCTGGACGCGGGCGCCGACGTCAATCGCATCGTGCAGTACGACGAAACGCCGCTGATCAATGCCGCGCGCGCGGGTCATCTGCCGGTGGTGCGCACGCTGCTGGCACGCGGTGCCGACATCAATCTCGGCGTATGGGCCGATCAGCATCGCTGGCGTTCGCCGCTCAACCAGGCGCGGGGCGTCGAAGTAGTGCGCTATCTGCAGCAGCACGGCGCGGTGACTGGGCCGACGGCCGCCGTGCCGCGCTGA
- the lexA gene encoding transcriptional repressor LexA: MPPLSPQRAAILAYVHDCTEQDGRPPSLAEIAERFGFASRNAARKHVQALVEAGLLAHVPQQARSLRPAQAPARGGLLQLPVLGRVAAGAPIGADIGLDQHLRLDRGLFALRPDYLLRVQGDSMIDDGILDGDLVAVRRGSDARNGQIVVARLDGEITIKRYRHDGGRLLLLPRNPAYAPIVVQPGQDFAIEGQYCGLIRQD, translated from the coding sequence ATGCCTCCCCTGTCCCCACAGCGCGCCGCCATCCTCGCCTACGTCCACGACTGCACCGAGCAGGATGGGCGGCCGCCGAGCCTGGCCGAGATCGCCGAACGCTTCGGTTTCGCCTCGCGCAATGCCGCGCGCAAGCACGTGCAGGCGCTGGTCGAGGCAGGCCTGCTCGCGCATGTCCCGCAGCAGGCGCGCAGCCTGCGGCCGGCGCAGGCGCCCGCGCGCGGCGGGCTGCTGCAGTTGCCGGTACTGGGCCGGGTCGCCGCCGGTGCGCCGATCGGCGCCGACATCGGCCTGGACCAGCACCTGCGCCTGGACCGCGGCCTGTTCGCGCTGCGGCCGGACTACCTGCTGCGCGTGCAGGGCGACTCGATGATCGACGACGGCATCCTCGACGGCGACCTGGTCGCGGTGCGCCGTGGCAGCGACGCCCGCAACGGCCAGATCGTGGTGGCGCGCCTGGACGGGGAGATCACCATCAAGCGCTACCGGCACGATGGCGGCCGCCTCCTGCTGCTGCCGCGCAATCCGGCCTATGCGCCGATCGTGGTGCAGCCGGGACAGGACTTCGCCATCGAAGGGCAGTACTGCGGCCTGATCCGGCAGGACTGA
- a CDS encoding serine hydrolase domain-containing protein, producing MRNFFRSVTYRLLVGALVLLCAAMPLRAQSQATPLEDFIATYAAQHGFSGTVLVQQDGKRRYQRSFGLSSVQYGVANGDQTRYWIASITKLFTATLVLQLHEEGKLDLQANVASYLPDYAIAGADRITLHQLLNHTSGLKNFDQVKSLERALTEGLPTYQSPYTSDRLIRKFCSGPLLHAPGTTFDYNNGDYLILGKVIERVTGKTYEQVLKERILKPLGLTHTGMLRHESIVEGLASTYSYREDLKSLSNDFPVYPENWYAAGAMYSTAEDVLRFSDAVFGSGLLRKESIARLTAPGLDDYGYGLWVYETRIGAAKHRVAKRPGRIMGAQAQLYRLLDRDLTIVILANTANTDLDEFVSRIGEAAVGSK from the coding sequence GTGCGAAACTTCTTCCGTTCCGTTACGTATCGCTTGCTTGTCGGTGCGCTTGTCTTGCTCTGCGCGGCGATGCCGCTGCGGGCGCAGTCGCAGGCGACGCCACTCGAAGACTTCATCGCTACCTATGCCGCGCAACACGGCTTCAGCGGTACTGTCCTGGTCCAGCAGGACGGCAAGCGGCGATACCAGCGCAGTTTCGGCCTGTCCAGTGTCCAGTACGGCGTCGCCAACGGCGACCAGACCCGGTACTGGATCGCTTCCATCACCAAACTGTTCACCGCCACCCTGGTGCTGCAACTGCATGAAGAAGGAAAACTGGACCTGCAGGCGAACGTGGCCAGCTACCTGCCCGATTACGCCATCGCCGGTGCCGACCGTATCACGTTGCATCAGCTGCTCAACCACACTTCCGGACTGAAGAACTTCGACCAGGTGAAAAGCTTGGAGCGGGCGTTGACCGAGGGCTTGCCGACCTACCAGTCGCCCTATACCAGCGATCGGTTGATAAGAAAATTCTGCAGCGGACCGCTACTGCATGCCCCGGGCACGACGTTCGACTACAACAACGGCGATTACCTGATCCTGGGCAAGGTCATCGAACGCGTTACCGGCAAAACCTACGAGCAGGTGCTGAAGGAACGGATTCTGAAGCCGCTGGGACTGACCCATACCGGCATGCTGCGCCATGAAAGCATCGTCGAAGGCCTGGCCTCCACCTACTCGTATCGCGAAGACCTCAAGTCCCTGTCCAACGACTTCCCGGTCTATCCGGAGAACTGGTACGCCGCCGGCGCGATGTACTCCACGGCCGAAGATGTGCTCAGGTTCTCGGACGCGGTGTTCGGGTCCGGCCTGTTGCGCAAGGAGAGCATCGCCCGGCTGACCGCCCCCGGGCTCGACGACTACGGTTATGGCCTGTGGGTCTACGAGACGCGGATAGGCGCCGCCAAGCACCGTGTCGCCAAACGTCCAGGCCGGATCATGGGCGCGCAGGCGCAGTTGTATCGCTTGCTCGACCGCGACCTGACCATCGTCATTCTCGCCAATACCGCCAACACCGACCTGGACGAATTCGTTTCGCGGATAGGCGAGGCCGCGGTCGGTTCAAAGTAG